From Humisphaera borealis, the proteins below share one genomic window:
- the hisB gene encoding imidazoleglycerol-phosphate dehydratase HisB, protein MPNRTAKIVRTTKETKVELSIDLDGKGRNTVSTGVGFFDHMLDLLSRHSLIDLDVTADGDLHVDSHHTVEDVGIVLGQALEKAVGDKKGIYRYGWATVPMDESLAQVAVDLSGRPAFVFNVKFTGETIGQFPVELVEEFLKALATSARMNLHVTVPYGTNNHHIAEAIFKALAKAMRQATSHDPRNDEVPSTKGSLA, encoded by the coding sequence ATGCCCAACCGCACCGCCAAGATTGTCCGGACCACGAAGGAAACCAAGGTCGAGTTGTCGATCGACCTCGACGGCAAGGGCCGTAACACGGTCTCGACCGGCGTCGGGTTCTTCGACCACATGCTCGACCTGCTAAGCCGTCACAGCCTGATCGACCTCGACGTCACCGCCGACGGCGACCTGCACGTCGACAGCCATCACACCGTGGAGGACGTCGGCATCGTGCTCGGCCAGGCGCTGGAAAAAGCCGTCGGCGACAAGAAGGGCATCTACCGCTACGGCTGGGCCACCGTCCCCATGGACGAAAGCCTGGCCCAGGTCGCGGTCGATCTCTCCGGCCGGCCGGCGTTCGTGTTCAACGTCAAGTTCACCGGCGAAACCATCGGCCAGTTCCCCGTCGAGCTGGTCGAAGAGTTCCTCAAGGCCCTCGCCACCAGCGCCCGGATGAACCTGCACGTGACGGTTCCCTACGGCACCAACAACCACCACATCGCCGAGGCGATCTTTAAAGCCCTCGCCAAGGCGATGAGGCAGGCGACCAGCCACGACCCACGCAACGACGAAGTGCCCAGCACCAAGGGATCGCTCGCGTAG